The following are encoded in a window of Arthrobacter sp. OAP107 genomic DNA:
- a CDS encoding helix-turn-helix domain-containing protein has protein sequence MTDQPNQPRFLTLAQVAEELNVKQSLVQGLIRTGELRAFQVGGRGMWRIGRQDVEDYIDHAYRRTAERIAAGELTDDAEADTAAGE, from the coding sequence GTGACTGACCAACCGAACCAGCCCCGTTTCCTGACTCTGGCGCAGGTCGCTGAAGAATTGAACGTGAAGCAAAGCCTCGTGCAAGGGCTCATCAGGACAGGTGAGCTGCGCGCATTTCAGGTCGGTGGACGGGGCATGTGGCGCATTGGCCGCCAGGACGTCGAGGACTACATCGATCACGCCTACCGGCGGACCGCCGAGCGCATCGCGGCCGGCGAGCTCACGGACGACGCTGAGGCAGACACCGCCGCGGGGGAGTAG
- a CDS encoding DUF4193 domain-containing protein has translation MATDYDELRTDVKESQEKSLEALKSAKAPDAKSVVQELDEADTLDGLTPGGEFIAEELVVQVIPQADDEFTCYSCFLVRHRSQKAREKDGHAYCVECEG, from the coding sequence GTGGCAACCGATTACGATGAACTGCGCACCGACGTCAAGGAATCCCAGGAAAAATCACTGGAGGCCCTGAAGTCTGCCAAAGCCCCGGACGCGAAGTCCGTGGTTCAGGAGCTCGACGAGGCTGACACCCTGGACGGCCTGACCCCTGGTGGCGAGTTTATTGCCGAAGAGCTCGTCGTCCAGGTCATTCCCCAGGCCGACGACGAATTCACCTGTTATTCCTGCTTCCTGGTCCGCCACCGTTCGCAGAAGGCGCGCGAGAAGGACGGCCATGCCTACTGCGTCGAATGTGAGGGCTGA
- a CDS encoding class I SAM-dependent DNA methyltransferase: MPPKSKVDLAPSTMKELKDTLWKAADKLRGSMDASQYKDVILGLVFLKYVSDAFDERREQIQAELEADGLNEEQIAQLIDDVDEYTGRGVFWVSEKARWNYLAENAKGLRAMDGAAPKSIGLLIDEAMDLIMTDNKSLAATLPRIYNRDNVDQRRLGELLDLFNSARFTGQGASKARDLLGEVYEYFLEKFAKAEGKRGGEFYTPAGVVRVLVEVLEPHSGRVYDPCCGSGGMFVQAEKFLEAHNMEGSDISVYGQELNERTWRMAKMNLAIHGLNANLASRWGDTFARDQHPELTGNNGADFIMANPPFNIKDWARSESDPRWKYGVPPAGNANYAWIQHIISKLAPGGSAGVVMANGSMSSNSGGEGEIRAQLVEADLVSCMVALPTQLFRSTGIPVCTWFFAKDKTAGKNGSVDRTGQVLFIDARNLGHMVDRAERALSNEDIAKIANTYHAWRGTSSAVDAGLTYTNEAGFCYSATLAEIKAADYALTPGRYVGAADVEDDGEPIEDKIARLSTELLGQFDESERLSAVVREQLGRVS, encoded by the coding sequence ATGCCCCCGAAATCAAAGGTGGACCTCGCCCCGTCCACCATGAAGGAACTCAAGGACACACTCTGGAAGGCCGCGGACAAACTGCGCGGCTCCATGGATGCCTCACAGTACAAGGACGTGATCCTCGGGCTTGTGTTCCTGAAGTACGTCTCGGACGCGTTCGATGAGCGCCGTGAGCAGATCCAGGCCGAGCTGGAGGCTGACGGGCTCAACGAGGAGCAGATCGCCCAGCTGATCGACGACGTCGACGAATACACCGGCCGCGGCGTCTTCTGGGTCTCCGAGAAGGCCAGATGGAACTACCTGGCGGAGAACGCGAAGGGCCTGCGTGCGATGGACGGCGCCGCCCCCAAATCAATCGGGCTGCTCATCGATGAGGCCATGGATCTCATTATGACGGACAACAAGTCACTGGCGGCCACGCTCCCCCGCATCTACAACCGGGACAACGTGGACCAGCGCCGCCTCGGCGAACTGCTGGACCTGTTCAACTCCGCGCGGTTCACGGGGCAGGGCGCCAGCAAGGCCCGCGACCTGCTCGGGGAGGTCTATGAATACTTCCTGGAGAAGTTCGCCAAAGCCGAGGGCAAGCGCGGCGGCGAGTTCTACACCCCCGCCGGCGTTGTTCGCGTACTGGTAGAGGTACTGGAACCGCACAGCGGCCGTGTCTACGACCCCTGCTGCGGATCCGGGGGCATGTTCGTCCAGGCCGAAAAGTTCCTTGAGGCCCACAACATGGAAGGCTCGGACATCTCCGTCTACGGCCAGGAGCTCAACGAGCGCACCTGGCGGATGGCCAAGATGAACCTCGCCATCCATGGCCTCAACGCCAATCTGGCGTCACGCTGGGGCGACACCTTCGCCCGCGACCAGCACCCCGAGCTGACCGGGAACAACGGCGCGGACTTCATCATGGCCAACCCGCCCTTCAACATCAAAGACTGGGCCCGCTCCGAGTCCGACCCGCGTTGGAAGTACGGCGTGCCCCCGGCCGGCAACGCCAACTACGCCTGGATCCAGCACATCATCTCCAAGCTCGCGCCGGGCGGGAGCGCAGGCGTGGTCATGGCCAACGGCTCCATGTCCTCCAACTCCGGGGGCGAGGGCGAGATCCGCGCCCAGCTTGTCGAAGCGGACCTGGTCTCCTGCATGGTGGCGCTGCCCACGCAGCTTTTCCGCAGCACCGGCATCCCCGTGTGCACGTGGTTCTTCGCGAAGGACAAGACCGCCGGCAAGAACGGCTCCGTAGACCGCACCGGGCAGGTGCTTTTCATCGACGCCCGGAATCTCGGCCACATGGTGGACCGCGCCGAGCGCGCGTTGTCCAATGAGGACATCGCCAAGATTGCCAACACTTACCACGCCTGGCGGGGTACGTCTTCGGCAGTCGACGCAGGCCTGACGTACACCAACGAAGCGGGCTTCTGCTATTCCGCCACTCTTGCTGAAATCAAGGCAGCAGACTACGCGCTGACACCGGGGCGGTATGTAGGTGCCGCCGATGTCGAAGACGACGGCGAGCCCATAGAGGACAAGATCGCCCGGCTTTCGACCGAGCTGCTCGGGCAGTTCGACGAGTCCGAGCGGCTTTCGGCTGTTGTACGCGAGCAACTGGGGAGGGTTTCATGA
- a CDS encoding type I restriction endonuclease subunit R, with product MTSGPKGGSIVTSAPAVAFSEAEWEGMALELLAEPLGWRPLSGQAIAPGTGERDTWDELLIRPRLLAALQRYNPTVPAQYLQQALAEIASPKSNDAITENHRIHNYLVDGYRLSYIDVDGNEANPTIHLLNQDPDQNDWLAVNQVTLVQGDYKRRFDVVLYCNGMPVSVIELKKAGSATADVASAHAQLQTYLREFPMAFRFCVFTLASDGIHAKYGTPFTPLNHFSPWNVDDDGLPVAPGYMEDGVAVTSMETALNGLYNQERFLQLTRNFTAFDGGSDGLMKRIAKPHQYFAVTKAVGSTVEAVESNGKAGVVWHTQGSGKSMEMELYANLVARHPKLKNPTVVVITDRNELDGQLFEGFDRSLLLAESPKQIRKRAELREELSNRTTGGIYFTTLQKFGRSKAEKDAGSEHPLLSDRRNIIVVVDEAHRSHYDDLDGYARHLRDALPHATLIAFTGTPISFDDRNTREVFGEYIDIYDLSRAVEDGATVPVYFEPRLIKVGLASEVTEEILDQAADEATLGLDDTERARLEASVAVVNAVYGAPQRIAALAKDLVAHWENRRAQMGKFIEAPGKAMIVGGTREICAKLYTAIVELRPDWHSDDLSKGKIKVVYSGDATDVPPVSDHVRRDSANATVKERLKDVDDELELVIVKDMMLTGYDSPPLHTLYLDRPLKGALLMQTLARVNRTFRGKKDGLLVAYAPLAENLAKALGEYTKDDQANKPVGRNVDEAIGLTVTLVETLRGLLAGYDWKSVLMRGGPKAFVSAATGAANYLRSPETPGNRPADGEETLASKYRRHSGQLSRAWALCSGSDTLAELRPEIQVYEETRVYMAKFDAADRQASGEPVPEEIQRLLGNLIASATSSGEVLDIYEAAGMPKPSLDDLTPEFIAKTQQARNPQLAIEALRKLIADESAVATRNNVIRQRAFSERITELMRKYTNQQLTSAEVIAELVELAREVAAEGNRGAHFTPPLNSDELAFYDAVASNESAVEVQGEGILADIARELVSVMRRDVRTDWTVRDDVRAKLRSSIKRLLVRFGYPPDKQPEAIKLVMEQMESMAPRYAEARL from the coding sequence ATGACGTCCGGTCCAAAAGGGGGATCCATCGTGACATCAGCACCAGCCGTAGCCTTTTCCGAAGCCGAATGGGAGGGCATGGCCCTTGAGCTCCTGGCCGAGCCGCTCGGGTGGAGGCCGCTGTCCGGGCAGGCCATCGCCCCCGGCACGGGCGAGCGGGACACCTGGGACGAGCTTCTGATCCGTCCCCGGCTGCTCGCTGCCCTGCAGCGGTACAACCCAACGGTTCCCGCGCAGTACCTGCAGCAGGCCCTCGCCGAGATCGCCTCGCCCAAGTCCAACGACGCCATCACCGAAAACCACCGCATTCACAACTACCTCGTGGACGGCTACCGGCTCAGTTACATCGACGTGGACGGCAATGAGGCCAATCCCACCATCCACCTGCTTAACCAGGATCCGGACCAGAACGACTGGCTCGCCGTCAACCAGGTCACCCTGGTGCAGGGCGACTACAAGCGTCGCTTCGACGTCGTGCTGTACTGCAACGGCATGCCGGTGAGTGTCATCGAGCTGAAAAAGGCCGGCAGCGCTACGGCTGATGTGGCCTCGGCGCACGCCCAGTTGCAGACGTACCTGCGTGAATTCCCCATGGCGTTTCGCTTCTGTGTCTTCACGCTGGCCTCGGACGGAATCCATGCTAAGTACGGCACGCCGTTCACACCCCTCAACCACTTCTCGCCCTGGAACGTCGACGACGACGGCCTGCCGGTCGCTCCCGGTTACATGGAGGACGGCGTCGCCGTCACGTCAATGGAGACCGCCCTCAACGGCCTGTACAACCAGGAGCGTTTCCTTCAGCTGACCCGCAACTTCACCGCGTTCGACGGCGGCTCCGACGGGCTCATGAAGCGCATCGCCAAGCCGCACCAGTACTTCGCCGTAACCAAGGCCGTGGGCAGCACCGTCGAGGCAGTCGAAAGCAACGGCAAGGCCGGCGTTGTCTGGCACACCCAGGGCTCCGGCAAGTCCATGGAGATGGAGCTCTACGCCAACCTGGTCGCCCGGCATCCCAAACTTAAGAACCCGACCGTCGTGGTGATCACGGACCGCAACGAGCTCGACGGCCAGCTGTTCGAGGGCTTCGATCGGAGCCTGCTGCTGGCCGAATCACCCAAGCAGATCCGGAAGCGCGCCGAGCTGCGGGAAGAACTGAGCAACCGCACGACCGGCGGTATCTACTTCACCACCCTGCAGAAATTCGGCCGCAGCAAGGCAGAAAAGGATGCCGGCTCAGAGCACCCGTTGCTGTCCGACCGGCGGAACATCATCGTGGTCGTGGACGAGGCACACCGGTCCCACTATGACGACCTTGACGGTTACGCCCGGCACCTGCGGGACGCCCTGCCCCACGCGACGCTGATCGCGTTCACAGGCACGCCCATTTCGTTCGACGACCGGAACACGCGGGAGGTGTTCGGTGAGTACATCGACATCTACGACCTATCCCGGGCAGTGGAGGACGGCGCCACGGTGCCGGTGTACTTCGAGCCGCGGCTGATCAAGGTCGGCCTGGCGTCCGAGGTCACGGAGGAGATCCTGGACCAGGCGGCCGACGAAGCCACCCTGGGCCTGGACGACACAGAGCGGGCGCGCCTTGAAGCGAGTGTCGCCGTCGTAAACGCTGTGTACGGCGCACCGCAGCGCATAGCCGCACTGGCAAAAGACCTGGTGGCGCACTGGGAGAACCGGCGCGCCCAGATGGGCAAGTTCATCGAGGCGCCGGGCAAAGCAATGATCGTCGGCGGGACGCGGGAGATCTGCGCGAAGCTGTACACGGCGATCGTGGAGTTGCGGCCCGACTGGCATTCAGACGACCTCTCGAAGGGCAAGATCAAGGTGGTCTACTCGGGTGACGCCACCGATGTCCCGCCCGTGTCCGACCATGTGCGCCGCGACTCCGCCAATGCCACGGTCAAAGAACGGCTGAAGGACGTCGACGATGAGCTGGAGCTCGTGATCGTCAAGGACATGATGCTCACCGGCTACGATTCCCCGCCGCTGCACACGCTTTACCTGGACCGGCCGCTGAAGGGCGCGCTGCTGATGCAGACACTGGCCCGGGTGAATCGCACCTTCCGCGGCAAGAAGGACGGATTGCTGGTCGCGTATGCGCCGCTGGCCGAGAACCTGGCCAAGGCCCTGGGCGAATACACGAAGGATGATCAGGCGAACAAGCCCGTCGGCCGGAACGTGGACGAGGCCATTGGACTGACGGTGACGCTGGTGGAAACGCTGCGCGGCCTGCTCGCCGGTTACGACTGGAAATCTGTACTTATGCGAGGCGGCCCCAAAGCCTTCGTCAGCGCCGCCACAGGCGCAGCCAACTACCTGCGAAGCCCTGAAACCCCAGGCAACCGCCCGGCTGACGGCGAGGAGACGCTGGCCTCCAAATACCGGCGGCACTCGGGCCAGTTGTCGCGGGCGTGGGCGCTGTGTTCTGGCTCGGACACCTTGGCCGAGCTCCGGCCGGAGATCCAGGTCTACGAGGAGACCCGGGTGTACATGGCCAAGTTCGACGCCGCAGACCGGCAGGCCAGCGGCGAGCCGGTGCCCGAGGAGATCCAGCGGCTGCTCGGCAACCTGATAGCGTCGGCAACGTCTTCCGGCGAAGTGCTGGACATCTACGAGGCAGCCGGCATGCCGAAGCCCTCATTGGATGATCTGACGCCGGAGTTCATCGCGAAGACGCAGCAGGCGCGCAATCCTCAGCTGGCCATTGAAGCGTTGAGGAAGCTCATCGCCGACGAGTCGGCTGTGGCAACACGAAACAACGTAATCCGCCAGCGGGCGTTCTCCGAGCGCATCACCGAGCTGATGAGGAAGTACACCAACCAGCAGCTGACGTCGGCGGAAGTCATTGCCGAGCTGGTGGAGTTGGCGCGCGAGGTCGCAGCTGAAGGCAACCGCGGAGCGCACTTCACACCCCCTCTGAACTCGGACGAGCTTGCGTTCTACGATGCCGTGGCCTCGAACGAGTCAGCGGTTGAGGTTCAGGGCGAAGGGATACTCGCTGACATTGCCCGGGAACTGGTGTCCGTGATGCGCCGGGACGTCCGGACGGACTGGACGGTACGCGATGACGTCAGGGCCAAGCTGCGGTCCTCGATCAAGCGACTCCTTGTCCGCTTCGGGTACCCGCCGGACAAGCAGCCCGAGGCGATCAAGTTGGTCATGGAGCAGATGGAGTCCATGGCGCCCCGGTACGCGGAGGCGCGACTGTAG
- a CDS encoding DUF2199 domain-containing protein yields MISTNKHTCEMCGRATAAHDRDVRFRLPDPLLDSPDQHRAEDSWLSDPDPNKATLMQIPNISPFVRALLPVKLQGGHEFRFGVWIAIHPDDLQLACRVWNAPEYSDLKLTGYLANKIEPWGLFAVPVNLAVLNTDHTPYCVSSPNEELNDVLTKEWPHEILASLP; encoded by the coding sequence ATGATCTCTACGAACAAGCACACGTGCGAAATGTGTGGGCGGGCGACAGCAGCCCACGACAGGGATGTCCGGTTCCGCCTCCCGGATCCTCTACTGGACAGCCCTGACCAGCACCGCGCCGAAGACAGCTGGCTGAGCGACCCGGACCCCAACAAGGCCACTCTCATGCAGATCCCCAACATCAGCCCATTCGTCCGGGCTCTGCTTCCGGTTAAGCTCCAAGGCGGCCACGAATTCCGCTTCGGTGTCTGGATCGCCATCCACCCCGACGACTTACAGCTGGCCTGCCGTGTCTGGAACGCCCCCGAGTACAGCGACCTGAAACTCACTGGATATCTGGCCAACAAGATCGAACCATGGGGCCTGTTCGCTGTTCCGGTGAACCTGGCTGTGTTGAATACGGACCACACACCCTATTGCGTGAGCAGCCCCAACGAGGAGCTGAACGACGTGCTCACTAAAGAGTGGCCCCACGAGATTCTTGCCTCGCTGCCATGA
- the istB gene encoding IS21-like element helper ATPase IstB gives MSPTAPTTTITPTLRRRRGLTEQAAVAAVDQACRRLRLPTIRGVLDEALTVAGKEQLSYQGFLAELLLAECDDRDRRSSIRRVKAASFPRDKWLGDFDFDANPNINPATIHTLATGEWIRKGQPLCLIGDSGTGKSHLLIGLGTAAAEKGYRVKYTLATRLVNELVEAADEKVLAKTIARYGRVDLLCIDELGYMELDRRGAELLFQVLTEREEKNSIAIASNESFSGWTKTFSDPRLCAAIVDRLTFNGTIIETGTDSYRLAHTIAQQSAS, from the coding sequence ATGAGCCCCACCGCACCGACGACCACCATCACCCCGACTCTGCGCCGGCGCCGCGGCCTGACCGAACAGGCAGCGGTTGCCGCCGTGGACCAGGCCTGCCGCCGGCTGCGCTTGCCCACCATTCGTGGGGTTCTGGACGAAGCCCTCACCGTCGCCGGGAAGGAACAACTCTCCTACCAGGGATTTCTGGCCGAGCTGTTGCTGGCGGAGTGCGACGACCGGGACCGGCGCTCGTCCATCCGCCGTGTGAAAGCTGCGAGCTTTCCCCGGGATAAGTGGCTCGGGGACTTTGATTTCGATGCAAACCCGAACATCAACCCCGCCACCATCCACACTTTGGCCACCGGGGAATGGATCCGCAAAGGACAACCCCTCTGCCTAATTGGGGACTCCGGAACCGGCAAATCCCACCTGCTCATCGGACTCGGTACTGCCGCCGCGGAGAAGGGTTATCGGGTTAAGTACACCCTCGCTACCCGGCTCGTAAACGAACTCGTCGAAGCCGCCGATGAAAAGGTCCTGGCCAAGACCATCGCCCGCTACGGCCGCGTGGACCTGCTTTGCATCGACGAGCTTGGCTACATGGAACTGGACCGCCGGGGCGCCGAACTCCTGTTCCAGGTCCTGACCGAACGAGAGGAGAAGAATTCCATCGCAATCGCATCGAACGAGTCATTCTCCGGCTGGACCAAAACTTTCAGCGACCCACGCCTGTGCGCCGCGATCGTGGACCGGCTGACCTTCAATGGCACGATCATCGAAACCGGCACGGACTCCTACCGGCTCGCCCACACCATCGCCCAACAGAGCGCGAGCTAA
- a CDS encoding restriction endonuclease subunit S encodes MTHGSSRTLSQFLEFKNGKTSPSRNDDGSFAVFGSNGEIGRSESVNGQGPLIVIGRVGSYCGSLFYSESDAWVTDNAIICSSKESSDVRYWYYALLTLALNGRSSGSGQPLLNQGILGSIHFDPPELTDRQAIAEVLGALDDKIAANTKLLSTADQLSHAIFRSMSQTSGQMIPLSETAEFVNGKAFTKNANGTGRVVIRIAELNSGISGSTVYNDIDVDDQHLARPGDLLFAWSGSLTLHRWFRPEGIINQHIFKVIPKTGYPVWLVHELLRHKLEEFKAIAADKATTMGHIQRKHLDELVAAPAPDVILLNNELMAGLWRRALAAEVESTNLAAMRDTLLPQLISGKLQVRDAEKVLEEAGV; translated from the coding sequence ATGACACACGGCAGCTCGCGCACGCTAAGCCAGTTTCTCGAATTCAAAAATGGCAAGACGTCTCCGAGCCGAAATGACGATGGAAGTTTTGCCGTTTTCGGTTCCAACGGAGAGATCGGCCGGTCAGAATCAGTGAACGGCCAAGGGCCACTAATCGTCATCGGCCGTGTGGGATCGTACTGCGGGAGTCTTTTCTACTCTGAATCGGACGCTTGGGTGACGGATAACGCCATCATTTGTTCTTCCAAAGAGTCCAGTGACGTTCGCTATTGGTACTACGCCTTGTTGACATTGGCCCTCAATGGAAGAAGTTCTGGATCAGGGCAGCCACTCCTTAACCAAGGGATCCTCGGCTCGATCCACTTTGATCCACCGGAATTAACCGATCGCCAGGCGATAGCAGAGGTGCTGGGGGCGCTTGACGACAAGATCGCCGCCAACACCAAACTCCTTAGCACCGCTGACCAGTTATCACACGCTATTTTCAGATCTATGAGCCAGACGAGTGGTCAAATGATTCCCTTATCGGAGACCGCGGAGTTCGTTAACGGCAAAGCATTCACGAAAAACGCGAACGGCACGGGTCGGGTTGTTATCCGCATCGCAGAACTCAACTCCGGGATCAGTGGCTCAACCGTTTACAACGACATTGATGTAGATGATCAGCACCTTGCACGGCCAGGCGACCTACTCTTCGCTTGGTCTGGCTCATTGACTCTCCATCGTTGGTTCCGCCCCGAAGGGATCATCAACCAGCACATCTTCAAGGTCATACCCAAGACTGGTTATCCTGTCTGGCTTGTTCATGAGCTGCTCCGTCACAAGCTGGAAGAGTTCAAAGCGATTGCTGCTGACAAGGCAACCACTATGGGACACATCCAGCGCAAGCATCTAGATGAGCTCGTAGCTGCACCGGCCCCTGACGTGATTCTCTTGAACAACGAGTTGATGGCTGGGCTGTGGCGCCGGGCGTTGGCTGCCGAGGTGGAAAGCACCAACCTCGCGGCTATGCGGGACACCCTCCTCCCCCAGCTGATCTCCGGCAAGCTGCAAGTCAGGGACGCCGAGAAGGTCTTGGAGGAGGCTGGCGTATGA
- a CDS encoding nuclear transport factor 2 family protein, whose protein sequence is MTDHEVLSAALKRADALARRDGETLSRLLHPKFCWTSHKGDQFNRETYLRSNIEGQNTWHAQTLEQADITVIGDMAVLTCLVTDDVTTMGSQKPIVHVGVGALGLTGQL, encoded by the coding sequence ATGACCGATCACGAAGTGTTGAGTGCTGCACTAAAGCGCGCAGATGCCCTGGCGCGACGTGACGGAGAAACGTTAAGTCGGCTTTTGCACCCCAAGTTTTGCTGGACATCCCATAAAGGAGACCAGTTCAATCGGGAGACGTACCTTCGGTCCAACATAGAAGGCCAGAACACGTGGCACGCCCAAACCCTTGAGCAGGCGGATATCACGGTGATCGGGGACATGGCAGTTCTTACGTGCCTCGTCACCGACGACGTAACAACGATGGGCAGCCAAAAACCAATAGTGCATGTCGGGGTTGGTGCACTGGGTCTCACTGGACAACTGTAG
- a CDS encoding PDDEXK nuclease domain-containing protein, translating to MSGNGGEIQPGRRKHATDASFPTTPAVSSMPAWYPELLASVTRQVSTGRSKAISAANQELLASYFAIGQDILDRQSLHGWGARIIDRLSADLKSQFPGASGFSPRNLKYMRAFAETWPAEAIVQAPLAQLPWYHHLALIQKLDDPESRLWYATAAVEHGWSRNVLVHQIGTKLHERSGQAVTNFSATMPESDSDLAQQSLKDPYVFDFLSLTDRRNERELEHQLIQHVEKFLLELGQGFAFVGEQVRLEINGEEFFADLLFYHLKLRCYVVIELKATKFEPGFLGQLGMYMAAVDDLLAHADDKPTIGLLLCKEKNNVVAEYALRGYKTPIGVAEWTDTVVKSLPEEFSASLPSIRELEAELSQDIPE from the coding sequence ATGAGCGGGAACGGGGGCGAGATCCAGCCAGGACGGCGAAAGCATGCCACAGACGCGTCGTTTCCGACCACACCGGCAGTCAGTTCCATGCCGGCGTGGTATCCCGAGCTGCTCGCCTCCGTCACCCGGCAGGTCAGCACCGGGCGGTCCAAAGCCATCAGCGCTGCCAACCAGGAGCTGCTGGCCAGCTATTTCGCCATCGGGCAGGACATCCTGGACCGGCAGAGCCTCCACGGCTGGGGTGCCCGGATTATCGATCGGCTTTCAGCTGATCTGAAGAGCCAGTTCCCGGGTGCTTCCGGGTTCTCGCCGCGAAACCTGAAGTACATGCGTGCGTTCGCCGAGACGTGGCCGGCCGAGGCAATTGTGCAAGCGCCGCTTGCACAATTGCCCTGGTACCACCACCTGGCGCTCATCCAGAAGCTCGACGACCCCGAGTCCCGCCTCTGGTACGCCACTGCCGCCGTCGAACACGGCTGGTCACGCAACGTCCTGGTCCACCAGATCGGGACGAAACTCCACGAGCGCTCAGGCCAGGCAGTCACCAACTTTTCGGCGACCATGCCGGAGTCGGACTCCGACCTTGCCCAGCAGTCTCTAAAGGATCCGTACGTCTTCGACTTTCTGTCGCTGACCGACCGCCGCAACGAACGGGAACTTGAACACCAGCTGATCCAGCATGTCGAGAAGTTCCTGTTGGAGCTGGGGCAGGGCTTCGCCTTTGTCGGCGAGCAGGTTCGGCTTGAAATCAATGGCGAGGAATTCTTCGCTGACCTGCTGTTTTACCACCTCAAGCTTCGCTGCTACGTGGTCATTGAACTCAAAGCGACCAAGTTTGAACCCGGTTTTCTCGGACAGCTGGGCATGTATATGGCCGCCGTTGATGACCTCTTGGCCCACGCCGATGACAAACCCACTATCGGCCTCCTGCTCTGCAAGGAGAAGAACAACGTGGTCGCCGAATATGCGCTCCGGGGGTACAAAACACCGATCGGGGTCGCCGAATGGACAGACACCGTGGTCAAGTCGCTGCCCGAGGAATTCAGCGCCAGCCTGCCCAGCATCCGCGAGCTCGAAGCCGAGCTATCGCAGGACATTCCAGAATGA